The following proteins are encoded in a genomic region of Scylla paramamosain isolate STU-SP2022 chromosome 40, ASM3559412v1, whole genome shotgun sequence:
- the LOC135092442 gene encoding protein O-GlcNAcase-like isoform X2: MAAEHNSNSNTTVDNINNINTRKNFVCGVVEGFYGRPWTPEQRKDLFVKQQKWGMNCYLYAPKDDYKHRANWRELYTVEEAEHLTALITEARQHGITFYYAISPGLDITYSSQKEVAALKRKLEQVAQMGCNAFAILFDDIDPEMSGADKEVFQSFAHAQVSVTNEVFAHLSQPRFMFCPTQYCSTRAVPSVHTSEYLNTIGQKLAPEIDIMWTGPKVISKVLTVEHIREVTEVMRRPPVIWDNLHANDYDQARLFLGPYCGRSPDLIPLLRGVVTNPNCEYGPNFIAIHTLAQWSLSSSLTSCDNNDAVSADIRLETEGEDASDECPTGLSPNTYHPRRALRMALQDWLIEFQRPVSAFGTIQQPQIPTPVPILPSVNTCMSLTSTTLATPGLPQPNINVLADAVQDTTFTPAMNPVMNSLVSENKVVVEASPEEADSASTVSQDASTNSGVEPMDCNPSPATSPPHTDDTVMMENGEGPKPDPSPEDSPPAPLEQEEAPSTTNTTTTATTTVPNKAPLSLPLEEDTEELTVDDLQLLAELFYLPYEHGRYGITIMNEFNWLKINSHLVIDQQRRADSENKPEVEEWFERAAKFNDLAKQVKRMANRLNRVKNRSLLYDVYPYVWDMCGVVGLLNSYVDWLGFSKGWREVFMSGDQEPWIFRGGLTAELQRLIPVDASNDLFVYKAPEVPARHCYVIRPYVPADRPKLFSLILHTADDRRDGSTLYAAHPNLPGDLEVGSYLEALEDDTVKDVNVMVVEDEWGDLVAYGSIACDSVEQTTRDAAYRAKIRECYPKVTREEGMMLTPCEEMLVQLSMEPQPPPKMLVASHPARITLSCLVSVTDESVSKRLFTCLLATIRARGVFGGHCCVNVGEKCTLEQYSRHGFLEITTQSTTLYLGRSF, encoded by the exons atgGCGGCGgaacacaacagcaacagcaacaccaccgtGGATAATATCAATAACATCAACACTAGGAAGAATTTTGTCTGTGGCGTCGTGGAAG GTTTCTATGGCAGACCTTGGACTCCAGAACAGAGGAAAGATCTGTTTGTTAA ACAGCAAAAATGGGGGATGAACTGCTACCTCTATGCACCGAAAGATGACTACAAACATCGTGCAAATTGGCGGGAGCTTTACACAGTTGAGGAGGCAGAGCACCTCACGGCACTCATCACTGAGGCCCGCCAGCACGGCATTACCTTCTACTATGCTATATCACCTGGCCTGGACATCACTTACTCCAGCCAGAAGGAGGTGGCAGCCCTCAAGAGAAAGTTGGAACAG GTGGCACAGATGGGCTGCAACGCCTTTGCAATTCTCTTCGACGACATTGACCCCGAGATGAGCGGTGCTGACAAGGAAGTGTTCCAGTCCTTCGCCCACGCCCAGGTGTCCGTCACTAACGAGGTGTTCGCCCACCTGAGTCAGCCCCGCTTCATGTTCTGTCCAACGCAATACTGCTCGACGCGCGCTGTGCCGAGCGTCCACACCTCTGAATACCTCAACACTATTGGACAGAAGCTGGCGCCGGAGATTGACATTATGTGGACTGGACCCAAAGTTATTAgtaag GTACTTACAGTGGAACACATCAGGGAGGTGACAGAGGTGATGCGTCGGCCGCCCGTCATCTGGGACAACCTGCATGCCAACGACTACGACCAGGCACGGCTCTTCCTTGGCCCTTACTGCGGCCGCTCCCCAGACCTCATCCCCCTCTTGCGCGGCGTGGTCACAAACCCTAACTGCGAGTACGGCCCTAATTTTATTGCCATCCACACCCTGGCACAGTGGTCGCTGTCCTCCTCCCTAACCAGCTGTGATAATA ATGATGCAGTAAGTGCAGACATCCGGCTTGAGACAGAAGGGGAGGATGCCAGTGACGAGTGCCCCACAGGTCTGTCCCCCAACACATACCACCCCCGCCGTGCTCTGCGCATGGCCCTCCAGGACTGGTTGATAGAGTTCCAGCGTCCAGTGTCAGCGTTTGGCACCATCCAGCAGCCACAGATCCCTACCCCAGTCCCCATCCTGCCCTCCGTCAACACCTGCAtgtccctcacctccaccaccctgGCCACCCCCGGCCTCCCACAGCCCAACATTAACGTGCTGGCCGATGCCGTCCAGGACACCACCTTCACCCCCGCCATGAACCCCGTCATGAACTCCTTAGTGTCGGAGaacaaggtggtggtggaggccagCCCCGAGGAGGCAGACTCTGCCTCCACTGTGTCCCAAGATGCTTCCACCAACTCCGGAGTGGAGCCCATGGACTGCAACCCCTCACCAgccacctctccacctcacaCTGATGACACTGTCATGATGGAGAATGGGGAGGGCCCCAAGCCGGACCCCAGCCCCGAGGACTCCCCACCAGCACCcctggagcaggaggaggctcCCTCGACCACAAAtaccacaaccacagccaccactaccGTCCCCAACAAGGCGCCCCTCAGCCTGCCCCTGGAGGAGGACACGGAGGAACTCACAGTGGATGACCTGCAGCTGCTGGCTGAGCTGTTCTACCTGCCGTACGAGCACGGCCGCTATGGCATCACCATCATGAACGAGTTCAACTGGCTCAAGATCAACTCACACCTCGTTATCGATCAACAGCGGCGCGCAGACTCAGAGAACAAGCCAGAG GTGGAGGAATGGTTTGAGCGAGCTGCCAAGTTCAACGACCTGGCCAAGCAGGTGAAGCGCATGGCCAACCGCCTGAATCGTGTCAAGAACCGGTCCCTGTTGTATGACGTGTACCCCTACGTGTGGGACATGTGTGGCGTGGTGGGACTCCTCAACTCTTACGTCGACTGGCTAG GGTTCAGTAAGGGCTGGCGTGAAGTATTTATGTCTGGCGACCAGGAGCCGTGGATCTTCCGTGGAGGACTGACCGCCGAACTGCAA CGCCTCATCCCAGTGGATGCCAGCAACGACCTGTTTGTGTACAAAGCACCAGAAGTGCCGGCCAGACACTGCTATGTCATCCGCCCCTACGTGCCAGCTGACAGGCCCAAACTGTTCTCCCTCATCCTGCACACGGCTGATGACCGTAGGGACGGCTCGACCCTCTATGCCGCCCACCCCAACCTGCCTGGGGATCT CGAGGTTGGGAGCTACCTGGAGGCATTGGAGGATGACACTGTAAAGGACGTCAACGTtatggtggtggaggacgagTGGGGTGACCTGGTGGCATACGGGTCCATTGCCTGCGACTCGGTGGAGCAGACGACACGTGATGCTGCTTATCGTGCCAAGATCAGGGAGTGCTACCCCAAG GTCACCAGGGAGGAGGGCATGATGCTCACCCCCTGCGAGGAGATGTTGGTGCAGCTATCCATGGAGCCCCAGCCACCCCCCAAAATGTTGGTGGCCTCACACCCTGCCCGCATCACCCTGTCCTGCCTCGTCTCCGTCACAGATGAGTCGGTCAGCAAAAGACTCTTCACCTGTCTCCTGGCCACCATCAGAGCAAGAG GGGTGTTTGGAGGGCACTGCTGCGTCAACGTGGGTGAGAAGTGCACCCTGGAGCAGTACAGTCGGCATGGCTTCCTGGAGATCACCACACAGAGTACAACACTGTACCTGGGGCGCTCCTTCTAA
- the LOC135092442 gene encoding protein O-GlcNAcase-like isoform X1, with the protein MAAEHNSNSNTTVDNINNINTRKNFVCGVVEGFYGRPWTPEQRKDLFVKQQKWGMNCYLYAPKDDYKHRANWRELYTVEEAEHLTALITEARQHGITFYYAISPGLDITYSSQKEVAALKRKLEQVAQMGCNAFAILFDDIDPEMSGADKEVFQSFAHAQVSVTNEVFAHLSQPRFMFCPTQYCSTRAVPSVHTSEYLNTIGQKLAPEIDIMWTGPKVISKVLTVEHIREVTEVMRRPPVIWDNLHANDYDQARLFLGPYCGRSPDLIPLLRGVVTNPNCEYGPNFIAIHTLAQWSLSSSLTSCDNNDAVSADIRLETEGEDASDECPTGLSPNTYHPRRALRMALQDWLIEFQRPVSAFGTIQQPQIPTPVPILPSVNTCMSLTSTTLATPGLPQPNINVLADAVQDTTFTPAMNPVMNSLVSENKVVVEASPEEADSASTVSQDASTNSGVEPMDCNPSPATSPPHTDDTVMMENGEGPKPDPSPEDSPPAPLEQEEAPSTTNTTTTATTTVPNKAPLSLPLEEDTEELTVDDLQLLAELFYLPYEHGRYGITIMNEFNWLKINSHLVIDQQRRADSENKPEVEEWFERAAKFNDLAKQVKRMANRLNRVKNRSLLYDVYPYVWDMCGVVGLLNSYVDWLALGKVSPMVSNYVHGNYTWFSKGWREVFMSGDQEPWIFRGGLTAELQRLIPVDASNDLFVYKAPEVPARHCYVIRPYVPADRPKLFSLILHTADDRRDGSTLYAAHPNLPGDLEVGSYLEALEDDTVKDVNVMVVEDEWGDLVAYGSIACDSVEQTTRDAAYRAKIRECYPKVTREEGMMLTPCEEMLVQLSMEPQPPPKMLVASHPARITLSCLVSVTDESVSKRLFTCLLATIRARGVFGGHCCVNVGEKCTLEQYSRHGFLEITTQSTTLYLGRSF; encoded by the exons atgGCGGCGgaacacaacagcaacagcaacaccaccgtGGATAATATCAATAACATCAACACTAGGAAGAATTTTGTCTGTGGCGTCGTGGAAG GTTTCTATGGCAGACCTTGGACTCCAGAACAGAGGAAAGATCTGTTTGTTAA ACAGCAAAAATGGGGGATGAACTGCTACCTCTATGCACCGAAAGATGACTACAAACATCGTGCAAATTGGCGGGAGCTTTACACAGTTGAGGAGGCAGAGCACCTCACGGCACTCATCACTGAGGCCCGCCAGCACGGCATTACCTTCTACTATGCTATATCACCTGGCCTGGACATCACTTACTCCAGCCAGAAGGAGGTGGCAGCCCTCAAGAGAAAGTTGGAACAG GTGGCACAGATGGGCTGCAACGCCTTTGCAATTCTCTTCGACGACATTGACCCCGAGATGAGCGGTGCTGACAAGGAAGTGTTCCAGTCCTTCGCCCACGCCCAGGTGTCCGTCACTAACGAGGTGTTCGCCCACCTGAGTCAGCCCCGCTTCATGTTCTGTCCAACGCAATACTGCTCGACGCGCGCTGTGCCGAGCGTCCACACCTCTGAATACCTCAACACTATTGGACAGAAGCTGGCGCCGGAGATTGACATTATGTGGACTGGACCCAAAGTTATTAgtaag GTACTTACAGTGGAACACATCAGGGAGGTGACAGAGGTGATGCGTCGGCCGCCCGTCATCTGGGACAACCTGCATGCCAACGACTACGACCAGGCACGGCTCTTCCTTGGCCCTTACTGCGGCCGCTCCCCAGACCTCATCCCCCTCTTGCGCGGCGTGGTCACAAACCCTAACTGCGAGTACGGCCCTAATTTTATTGCCATCCACACCCTGGCACAGTGGTCGCTGTCCTCCTCCCTAACCAGCTGTGATAATA ATGATGCAGTAAGTGCAGACATCCGGCTTGAGACAGAAGGGGAGGATGCCAGTGACGAGTGCCCCACAGGTCTGTCCCCCAACACATACCACCCCCGCCGTGCTCTGCGCATGGCCCTCCAGGACTGGTTGATAGAGTTCCAGCGTCCAGTGTCAGCGTTTGGCACCATCCAGCAGCCACAGATCCCTACCCCAGTCCCCATCCTGCCCTCCGTCAACACCTGCAtgtccctcacctccaccaccctgGCCACCCCCGGCCTCCCACAGCCCAACATTAACGTGCTGGCCGATGCCGTCCAGGACACCACCTTCACCCCCGCCATGAACCCCGTCATGAACTCCTTAGTGTCGGAGaacaaggtggtggtggaggccagCCCCGAGGAGGCAGACTCTGCCTCCACTGTGTCCCAAGATGCTTCCACCAACTCCGGAGTGGAGCCCATGGACTGCAACCCCTCACCAgccacctctccacctcacaCTGATGACACTGTCATGATGGAGAATGGGGAGGGCCCCAAGCCGGACCCCAGCCCCGAGGACTCCCCACCAGCACCcctggagcaggaggaggctcCCTCGACCACAAAtaccacaaccacagccaccactaccGTCCCCAACAAGGCGCCCCTCAGCCTGCCCCTGGAGGAGGACACGGAGGAACTCACAGTGGATGACCTGCAGCTGCTGGCTGAGCTGTTCTACCTGCCGTACGAGCACGGCCGCTATGGCATCACCATCATGAACGAGTTCAACTGGCTCAAGATCAACTCACACCTCGTTATCGATCAACAGCGGCGCGCAGACTCAGAGAACAAGCCAGAG GTGGAGGAATGGTTTGAGCGAGCTGCCAAGTTCAACGACCTGGCCAAGCAGGTGAAGCGCATGGCCAACCGCCTGAATCGTGTCAAGAACCGGTCCCTGTTGTATGACGTGTACCCCTACGTGTGGGACATGTGTGGCGTGGTGGGACTCCTCAACTCTTACGTCGACTGGCTAG CATTGGGCAAGGTTTCTCCAATGGTCAGCAACTACGTTCATGGAAACTATACCT GGTTCAGTAAGGGCTGGCGTGAAGTATTTATGTCTGGCGACCAGGAGCCGTGGATCTTCCGTGGAGGACTGACCGCCGAACTGCAA CGCCTCATCCCAGTGGATGCCAGCAACGACCTGTTTGTGTACAAAGCACCAGAAGTGCCGGCCAGACACTGCTATGTCATCCGCCCCTACGTGCCAGCTGACAGGCCCAAACTGTTCTCCCTCATCCTGCACACGGCTGATGACCGTAGGGACGGCTCGACCCTCTATGCCGCCCACCCCAACCTGCCTGGGGATCT CGAGGTTGGGAGCTACCTGGAGGCATTGGAGGATGACACTGTAAAGGACGTCAACGTtatggtggtggaggacgagTGGGGTGACCTGGTGGCATACGGGTCCATTGCCTGCGACTCGGTGGAGCAGACGACACGTGATGCTGCTTATCGTGCCAAGATCAGGGAGTGCTACCCCAAG GTCACCAGGGAGGAGGGCATGATGCTCACCCCCTGCGAGGAGATGTTGGTGCAGCTATCCATGGAGCCCCAGCCACCCCCCAAAATGTTGGTGGCCTCACACCCTGCCCGCATCACCCTGTCCTGCCTCGTCTCCGTCACAGATGAGTCGGTCAGCAAAAGACTCTTCACCTGTCTCCTGGCCACCATCAGAGCAAGAG GGGTGTTTGGAGGGCACTGCTGCGTCAACGTGGGTGAGAAGTGCACCCTGGAGCAGTACAGTCGGCATGGCTTCCTGGAGATCACCACACAGAGTACAACACTGTACCTGGGGCGCTCCTTCTAA
- the LOC135092445 gene encoding LOW QUALITY PROTEIN: xaa-Pro aminopeptidase 3-like (The sequence of the model RefSeq protein was modified relative to this genomic sequence to represent the inferred CDS: deleted 1 base in 1 codon), translating to MEAVRSILLLSSRATGSHLAAACGRSFSVAASGWRRRLCHSAGHHRQPDPPPTRPEEEEGEGRRGVDEGVRAGQPLPHTHPHLLQPGQVTFGITREEYSERRHRLMERLGEREGHHHVVLLPGTPKRYMVDKIPYLYRQDTDMLYLSGCLEPGCLLLLHSLPGRPAPMHRSVMFTPRHEAPQELWDGPRTRPDHAPAVWGVDAGLPLEELTRYLDKLERDLGSPALWYQPETTAGPGLHRQLQAWLATGGRLGAVESPRPHVHALRVVKSPAEQQLMRQACRISAEAIAATMRSTRTPASEHQLFATVDYHARMRGADHLAYPPVVAGGPRANTIHYTANNTLVQPGQMVLMDAGAEFRGYSGDVTRTWPVDGEFSPAQRDLYEAVAEVQEAVVQACASQRPTLDQLFALMCASLGRVLQELCILPLSYSGHQLSRAAYLYCPHHVSHYLGMDVHDTAHIPRSRPLTPGTVITVEPGIYIREDNRTAPTRYLGLGVRLEDDVLVTESGVEVLTAACPKHPDEVEAIVGADYK from the exons ATGGAGGCGGTGAGGTCCATTCTCCTCCTAAGCTCTAGGGCCACAGGGAGCCACCTAG CAGCAGCATGTGGGCGAAGCTTCAGCGTGGCAGCCAgtgggtggcggcggcggttgTGTCACTCTGCAGGGCACCACCGCCAGCCAGACCCTCCCCCCACCAGGcccgaggaagaggagggggaggggcggaggggggTGGATGAGGGGGTACGAGCTGGCCagcctctcccacacactcaccctcacTTGTTGCAGccaggacag GTGACGTTTGGCATCACAAGGGAGGAGTACAGTGAGAGGCGGCACCGACTGATGGAGAggctgggggagagggagggccaTCACCATGTTGTGTTGCTGCCCGGCACTCCCAAGAGGTACATGGTGGACAAGATTCCGTACCTCTaccggcag GACACAGACATGCTCTACCTGAGTGGGTGCTTGGAGCCGGggtgtctgctgctgctgcactccCTGCCAGGGCGCCCTGCACCCATGCACCGCTCTGTTATGTTCACGCCACGCCACGAGGCACCCCAGGAGCTGTGGGACGGTCCTCGCACCCGTCCCGACCATGCCCCAGCTGTGTGGGGCGTGGATGCCGGCCTGCCCCTGGAGGAGCTGACCCGCTACCTGGACAAGCTGGAACGTGACCTGGGGTCCCCCGCCCTTTGGTACCAGCCTGAGACCACCGCTGGCCCTGGCCTGCACCGCCAGCTGCAGGCCTGGCTGGCCACTGGGGGCCGCTTGGGGGCTGTGGAAAGCCCCCGGCCACATGTGCACGCCCTGCGGGTGGTGAAGTCCCCAGCGGAGCAGCAGCTGATGAGGCAGGCCTGCCGAATCTCGGCAGAAGCCATCGCGGCCACTATGCGATCCACCCGCACCCCAGCCTCAGAGCACCAGCTGTTTGCCACAGTGGACTATCATGCCAGGATGCGCGGTGCAGACCACCTGGCCTATCCCCCTGTGGTGGCCGGCGGCCCCCGTGCCAACACCATCCACTACACTGCCAACAACACCCTGGTGCAGCCCGGCCAGATGGTGCTCATGGATGCTG GTGCTGAGTTCCGGGGGTACAGCGGGGATGTGACACGCACTTGGCCAGTGGACGGGGAGTTCAGCCCGGCCCAGCGCGACCTGTACGAGGCGGTGGCAGAGGTGCAAGAGGCTGTGGTGCAGGCATGTGCCTCGCAGCGTCCCACTCTGGACCAGCTGTTTGCCCTCATGTGTGCCAGCCTGGGCCGTGTCCTGCAGGAACTGTGCATCCTGCCTCTCAGCTACTCCGGCCACCAGCTgtccagg GCCGCCTACCTGTACTGCCCACACCACGTCAGTCACTACTTGGGCATGGATGTACATGACACAGCACACATCCCGCGTTCCCGCCCCCTCACACCCGGCACCGTCATCACTGTGGAGCCAG GGATCTACATTCGCGAGGACAACCGGACAGCCCCCACACGCTACCTCGGCCTGGGGGTGAGGCTGGAGGACGATGTGCTGGTGACAGAGAGC GGGGTAGAGGTGCTGACGGCTGCCTGCCCCAAGCACCCTGATGAAGTGGAAGCCATTGTCGGTGCTGATTATAAGTGA